The proteins below come from a single Methylobacterium sp. SyP6R genomic window:
- a CDS encoding HlyD family type I secretion periplasmic adaptor subunit, whose product MSANPQPAANLPAPRRSPPPPARFSPRGLSDRMRRLADDRSDQEFLPAHLEILDTPPSPYAVVFTWVMCLMFGAALVWSIFAQIYIHAVATARIQPSGRSKVVQPFDTGKVQTIAVENGSRVQAGDVLLTLEPTEAEADLSSRQGDLAALEAQIARRRATIEAVDKNQPTATVDFPAAVPPAVRAREEGAMLAEIGQYVTTRDAFEAQLAEKVATQERFTASIAARMRLQAVLKERADMRETLVAKAAGTRAAVIDAVQQVERVAADLAYDRGQLTEAKAAATSLQRRITQLTSETVARQYQALTEAAQKRDALVQDVVKAQLKRERTALKVPISGTVQQLAVTTLGQVVTAGQPLMVVVPTDGPIEVEAQVQNKDIGFVMPDQEAVVKIDAFPFTRYGSIEGRVVRVSRDAIDDREASGGSDALSVARGQGLNPVTGMPKTQNLIFPVTVALSRTTIMADGKEVALTPGMTATIEIRTGRRRVIDYLLSPVRETTSTAGHER is encoded by the coding sequence GTGAGCGCGAACCCGCAACCCGCCGCTAACCTCCCGGCGCCCCGCCGCAGCCCGCCGCCGCCGGCCCGCTTCAGCCCGCGCGGGCTCAGCGACCGCATGCGGCGGCTTGCCGACGATCGCTCCGACCAGGAATTCCTGCCGGCGCATCTCGAGATCCTCGACACCCCGCCCTCGCCCTACGCGGTGGTGTTCACCTGGGTGATGTGCCTGATGTTCGGGGCGGCGCTCGTCTGGAGCATCTTCGCCCAGATCTACATCCACGCGGTGGCGACCGCCCGCATCCAGCCCTCCGGCCGCTCGAAGGTCGTGCAGCCCTTCGACACCGGCAAGGTCCAGACCATCGCGGTCGAGAACGGCAGTCGGGTCCAGGCCGGCGACGTGCTCCTGACCCTGGAGCCGACCGAGGCCGAGGCCGACCTGTCCTCGCGCCAGGGCGACCTTGCGGCGTTGGAGGCCCAGATCGCCCGGCGGCGCGCCACGATCGAGGCGGTGGATAAGAACCAGCCCACCGCCACGGTGGATTTCCCGGCCGCGGTGCCGCCGGCGGTACGCGCCCGCGAGGAGGGCGCGATGCTGGCCGAGATCGGCCAGTACGTCACCACCCGTGACGCGTTCGAGGCCCAGCTCGCCGAGAAGGTCGCGACGCAGGAGCGCTTCACCGCCAGCATCGCGGCGCGGATGCGGCTCCAGGCGGTGCTCAAGGAGCGCGCCGACATGCGCGAGACCCTGGTGGCCAAGGCCGCCGGGACGCGCGCGGCGGTGATCGACGCGGTGCAGCAGGTCGAGCGGGTCGCGGCCGATCTCGCGTATGACCGCGGGCAGTTGACCGAGGCCAAGGCCGCCGCGACCTCGCTGCAGCGGCGCATCACCCAGCTCACCAGCGAGACCGTGGCGCGCCAGTACCAGGCGCTGACCGAAGCGGCACAGAAGCGCGACGCCCTGGTGCAGGACGTGGTGAAGGCGCAGCTCAAGCGCGAGCGCACGGCGCTCAAGGTGCCGATCTCCGGCACGGTGCAGCAGCTCGCCGTGACGACGCTCGGCCAGGTGGTGACGGCGGGCCAGCCGCTGATGGTGGTGGTGCCGACGGACGGGCCGATCGAGGTCGAGGCCCAGGTCCAGAACAAGGATATCGGCTTCGTCATGCCCGACCAGGAGGCGGTGGTGAAGATCGACGCCTTCCCGTTCACCCGCTACGGCTCGATCGAGGGGCGTGTCGTGCGGGTATCGCGCGACGCGATCGACGACCGCGAGGCGAGCGGCGGCAGCGACGCGCTCTCGGTGGCGCGGGGCCAGGGCCTCAACCCGGTGACGGGGATGCCCAAGACCCAGAACCTGATCTTCCCGGTGACGGTGGCGCTGTCCAGGACCACCATCATGGCCGACGGCAAGGAGGTAGCGCTCACCCCCGGCATGACCGCGACGATCGAGATCCGCACCGGGCGGCGACGGGTGATCGACTACCTGCTGTCGCCGGTGCGGGAGACCACCTCGACGGCCGGGCACGAACGGTGA
- a CDS encoding type I secretion system permease/ATPase, which produces MQDQANVSVAVPDTGLGALALVASFHQIPCEPAQVRHDLGFGQTVMSATDIVRGARRLGLKGRLLQNQKPARLDGIPLPAILEVEDGRFVVLGRRFEDGKLRIIDPVARTADHVEAEAFLARWTGTIVLVARRANLQTALHHFGLSWFVPSIWRYRKPLATVLVASLFIQLCALITPIFFQITIDKVLVHRGYSTLTLVAVGLVVLGLFHVVLQYLRGYILTHTASRIDVELGARLFDHLMRLPLGYFETRPAGQTVARVRELETVRNFLTGQALTSAIDVPFTLIFLAILYFYSPLLALIVTLSIPCYILVAVLLRPILRNKTLEQFNRSALSSQFLIESVVGIHTVKALAVEPTLKSQWEERLAAYVKTSFVAGLIASIGQNTIQYISKVTAALVLFFGAYAVMNGELTVGSLIAFNMIMGQVTAPILRLSQLWQDFQQVKVSLERLADVLNCPPETRALAQAHLPPAKGQVTVRGVSFRYQPGTPEVLKDVSLDIPAGQVIGIVGPSGSGKSTFTKLLQRLYVSEKGQVLVDGVDIAQVDPAWLRRQIGVVLQENLLFNKTVFVNIALANPGLSRAQVMQVARLAGADEFINRLPLGYDTPIEERGANLSGGQRQRLAIARALVTNPRILILDEATSALDYESERIIQENMKHIVRGRTVIIIAHRLAAVRICDRIIAVQEGRIVEDGTHRELVERPASLYGRLWRLQSDHGTSQGEAA; this is translated from the coding sequence GTGCAAGACCAAGCCAACGTGTCAGTAGCAGTACCTGATACAGGCCTCGGTGCGCTGGCCCTCGTCGCCTCGTTCCATCAGATCCCGTGCGAGCCGGCCCAGGTCCGCCATGATCTCGGCTTCGGCCAGACCGTGATGAGCGCCACCGACATCGTCCGCGGTGCCCGCCGGCTCGGCCTCAAGGGCCGCCTGCTCCAGAACCAGAAGCCGGCCCGCCTCGACGGCATCCCGCTCCCGGCGATCCTGGAGGTCGAGGACGGGCGCTTCGTCGTCCTCGGCCGCCGCTTCGAGGACGGCAAGCTCCGCATCATCGATCCGGTCGCCCGCACCGCCGACCACGTCGAGGCCGAGGCCTTCTTAGCCCGCTGGACCGGCACTATCGTGCTCGTGGCGCGCCGAGCCAACCTCCAGACCGCGCTCCACCATTTCGGCCTGTCCTGGTTCGTCCCGTCGATCTGGCGCTACCGCAAGCCGCTCGCCACCGTGCTCGTCGCCTCGCTGTTCATTCAGCTCTGCGCCCTCATCACCCCGATCTTCTTCCAGATCACCATCGACAAGGTGCTGGTCCACCGCGGCTACTCGACCCTGACGCTCGTCGCGGTCGGCCTCGTGGTGCTCGGCCTGTTCCACGTCGTGCTGCAATACTTGCGCGGCTATATCCTCACCCATACCGCGAGCCGGATCGACGTCGAGCTCGGCGCGCGGCTGTTCGACCACCTGATGCGCCTGCCGCTCGGCTATTTCGAGACCAGGCCCGCCGGCCAGACCGTCGCGCGGGTGCGCGAGCTGGAGACGGTGCGCAACTTCCTCACCGGCCAGGCGCTCACCTCGGCGATCGACGTACCGTTCACGTTGATCTTCCTCGCCATCCTCTACTTCTACTCGCCGCTCTTGGCGCTGATCGTCACCCTGTCGATCCCGTGCTACATCCTGGTGGCGGTGCTGCTGCGGCCGATCCTGCGCAACAAGACCCTGGAGCAGTTCAACCGCTCGGCTCTGTCGAGCCAGTTCCTGATCGAGTCGGTGGTCGGCATCCACACCGTCAAGGCGCTGGCCGTCGAGCCGACTCTCAAGAGCCAGTGGGAGGAGCGGCTCGCCGCCTACGTCAAGACCTCGTTCGTCGCCGGCCTCATCGCCAGCATCGGCCAGAACACGATCCAGTACATCTCGAAGGTCACTGCTGCGCTTGTGCTGTTCTTCGGCGCCTACGCGGTGATGAACGGCGAGTTGACCGTCGGCAGCCTGATCGCCTTCAACATGATCATGGGGCAGGTGACCGCCCCGATCCTGCGCCTGTCCCAGCTCTGGCAGGACTTCCAGCAGGTCAAGGTGTCGCTGGAGCGCCTCGCCGACGTGCTCAACTGCCCGCCGGAGACCCGGGCGCTCGCCCAGGCCCACCTGCCGCCGGCCAAGGGCCAGGTCACGGTGCGGGGCGTGTCGTTCCGCTACCAGCCCGGCACCCCGGAGGTCCTGAAGGACGTCAGCCTCGACATCCCGGCAGGCCAGGTCATCGGCATCGTCGGCCCGTCGGGCTCAGGCAAGTCGACCTTCACCAAGCTCCTGCAGCGCCTCTACGTGTCGGAGAAGGGCCAGGTGCTGGTCGACGGCGTCGACATCGCCCAGGTCGATCCGGCCTGGCTGCGGCGCCAGATCGGCGTCGTGCTCCAGGAGAACCTCCTGTTCAACAAGACGGTGTTCGTGAACATCGCGCTCGCCAATCCCGGCCTGTCGCGGGCGCAGGTGATGCAGGTGGCCCGTCTCGCCGGCGCCGACGAGTTCATCAACCGGCTGCCGCTCGGCTACGACACGCCGATCGAGGAGCGCGGCGCCAATCTCTCGGGCGGCCAGCGCCAGCGGCTCGCCATCGCGCGGGCGCTCGTCACCAACCCGCGGATCCTGATCCTGGACGAGGCGACCTCGGCCCTCGACTACGAGAGCGAGCGGATCATCCAGGAGAACATGAAGCACATCGTGCGCGGGCGGACCGTCATCATCATCGCCCATCGCCTCGCGGCGGTGCGGATCTGCGACCGGATCATCGCCGTGCAGGAGGGGCGCATCGTCGAGGACGGCACCCACCGCGAGCTGGTCGAGCGGCCGGCCTCGCTCTACGGCCGCCTCTGGCGCCTGCAATCCGACCACGGCACAAGCCAGGGAGAGGCCGCGTGA
- a CDS encoding recombinase family protein, whose product MPRTFAYLRVSTPGQTTDNQLTEIQAAGFTIEPRRLVTETVSGSTAVGQRRGFARLLDRLEAGDVLIVTKLDRLGRNAMDVGATVARLDELGVRVHCLALGGVDLTSSTGKLTMAVINAVAEFERDLLIERTQAGLSRARAEGRRLGRPASLTGEQRAEVARQLGEGASVSALARSFKTSRQTILRIRDATGLP is encoded by the coding sequence ATGCCGCGCACCTTCGCCTACCTCCGCGTCTCGACCCCCGGCCAGACCACCGACAACCAGCTCACCGAGATCCAGGCCGCCGGGTTCACCATCGAGCCGCGCCGCCTCGTGACCGAGACCGTGTCAGGATCCACCGCAGTCGGGCAGCGCCGCGGGTTCGCCCGCCTGCTCGATCGGCTCGAAGCGGGCGACGTCCTCATCGTGACCAAGCTCGACCGGCTCGGCCGCAACGCCATGGACGTGGGTGCGACCGTGGCTAGGCTCGACGAGCTCGGGGTGCGGGTCCACTGCCTGGCGCTGGGTGGGGTCGACCTGACGAGTTCGACAGGCAAGCTGACCATGGCCGTGATCAACGCGGTCGCGGAGTTCGAGCGCGATCTCCTGATCGAGCGGACTCAGGCTGGCTTGAGCCGGGCGCGGGCGGAAGGCCGGCGGCTTGGCCGGCCAGCCAGTCTTACCGGCGAGCAGCGCGCGGAGGTCGCCCGCCAACTCGGGGAAGGTGCGAGCGTGTCGGCCCTGGCGCGGAGCTTCAAGACCAGCCGGCAGACCATCCTGCGGATCAGGGACGCAACCGGGCTGCCCTGA